A section of the Pseudanabaena mucicola str. Chao 1806 genome encodes:
- a CDS encoding type II toxin-antitoxin system VapC family toxin: MKKILIDTSAWAAISDNKDRHHASALNFIKKINGKYKLITTNYVLDETYTLLLMNAGYQTTIAFKQRIDIMVASQVLEIVWIDDAIANQSWQIFAKFNIDKEWSFTDCTSYAVMKQLNIAEAFTLDHHFVQMGFVKQP, translated from the coding sequence ATGAAAAAAATACTTATTGATACAAGTGCTTGGGCAGCCATATCTGACAATAAAGACCGCCACCATGCATCGGCATTAAATTTTATTAAAAAGATCAATGGTAAATACAAACTGATTACCACCAATTATGTTCTTGATGAAACTTATACGCTATTGCTAATGAATGCAGGTTATCAAACCACCATAGCCTTTAAACAACGCATAGACATTATGGTTGCCAGTCAAGTATTAGAAATTGTCTGGATAGATGATGCGATCGCTAACCAATCATGGCAAATATTCGCGAAATTTAATATAGATAAAGAATGGTCTTTTACAGACTGCACCTCCTACGCAGTTATGAAACAACTAAACATCGCCGAAGCCTTTACCCTCGATCACCATTTTGTCCAAATGGGCTTTGTCAAACAACCATAA
- a CDS encoding Uma2 family endonuclease: MKITLDIPQIDLEKLIAPAIAEPRIPLYNITWQQYENFIEMFSGHQNLHLTYLQGVLEIVTLSPEHEMLKTLIARLLYIYADALDIDLFSCGSATCKSQSTNRGLEPDESFCIGDRKQFPDLAIEVTVTSGGINKLEIYQGLQIPEVWFYQRDHFTLYLIKQDGTGYTEITQSQIFPNLDLNLMAEYIHPDREPEMVRAWRKLINSAFPPKN, translated from the coding sequence ATGAAAATCACCCTTGATATACCTCAAATCGACTTAGAGAAATTAATTGCACCAGCGATCGCTGAGCCGCGTATACCTCTCTATAACATCACTTGGCAGCAATATGAAAACTTTATTGAGATGTTTTCTGGACATCAAAACTTACATCTAACCTATCTGCAAGGAGTTTTAGAAATCGTGACGCTTTCGCCAGAGCATGAAATGCTAAAAACCCTAATCGCAAGGCTTTTATATATCTATGCCGATGCTCTGGATATTGACCTCTTTAGCTGTGGTTCTGCTACCTGCAAATCTCAATCAACCAATCGCGGACTAGAACCCGATGAAAGCTTTTGTATTGGCGATCGCAAACAATTCCCAGATCTAGCGATCGAAGTAACCGTCACCAGTGGCGGTATCAACAAACTCGAAATTTATCAAGGCTTACAGATTCCCGAAGTTTGGTTTTATCAGCGCGATCACTTTACCCTCTATCTCATTAAACAAGACGGTACTGGCTATACAGAGATTACTCAAAGTCAAATTTTTCCTAATCTAGACCTAAACCTAATGGCGGAATATATCCATCCCGATCGCGAACCTGAAATGGTCAGAGCATGGCGCAAGCTCATTAATAGTGCCTTCCCACCCAAGAATTAG